CTTGTTTTCTTATGCACATGGCAGATGCCAAGACACAAAGCCAAAAGAAGTAGTGTGACAACACTAGCTCGTACAGCCACAACAACAGGGGAGTGAGAAAAGAAAGctagaaaacacaaacaaatatcaGACTCAATTAGACACTATAATGATGCAGACATTTGATTTGGTTCACTAATATTAACtacaaataaaactgaacaAATCTGAGAATGTTGCTTCTAAAAGGTGATCCGTCCCATTTAGATGGGAAATGATCAAAATACGTCATGTAGAAGAATTCAAGTTTATCTTTGATTGGCTAAGATGTCCGTCCTCCTCATTGAGGTAATGTGGATTGCAGAAAATTAGGAATTGATCTTTCTTCAAACTGTACCTTTACAGCCTGTTAGATGAATAACTGTTTCATCTCTGCTGACATTGTTCCAAACGTGACACGTCAcgtttcctgtcagctgaccgAGGAAGCTGATGGTAACATATGAAACACTCGGTTTGTCtcgttcagttttttttccagtcagTGACTCGATGTTCGCTGTCATGTTGCTCGGGAACTGGCTGTAGCCTCTGGTCGGCACCAGTAAGACACCGTTCAAGGTCCAATTGAACTTTACTCCATCTCCCTCAGAGGAGCACCTGATGTTCATCTGTTCTGGTGACAAACACATCTGGGAAACAGCTGGCTTTGACACTGGAGCTGGAAGacaaacatagaataacatacagtatctaaagtacaaaatgtaaagtaaaatCCACTACCAACTCTGTTAACTATAGAGCCATTATCTATTCCAGTTCCTATTTTGAttgttgaaaaattaaaaaacttaattaaaaacTCAGATCTCTACTTAAGTAGAAGCAGTAATACTGCTAgctgcaagtaaaagtcctgcattcaaaatattaggctactcaagtaaaagtacataagtattagcatcaacatatacttaaagtaccaaaagaaAATTGATCTTTCTTCAAACTGTACCTTTACAGCCTGCCAGATGAAAAACTGTTTCATCTCTGCTGACATTGTTCCAAACACCACACATCAAGTTTCCTGTCTGCTGACCGAGGAAGCTGATGGTAACATTTGAAACACTCGGTTTGTCTCGTTCAGTTTGGTCCCCTGTCGGTGACTCGATGTTCTCTGTCATGTTGCTCGGGAACTGGCTGTAGCCTCTGGTCGGCACCAGTAAGACACCGTTCAAGGTCCAATTGAACTCTACTCCATCTCCCTCGGAGGAGCAGCTGATGTTCATCTGTTCTGGAGACAAACACATCTGGGAAACAGCTGGCTTTGACACTGGAGCTGGAAAACAAACATAGAGTAACATACAGAATCTAAAGTACAAAATGTAAAGTAATGTCCATTACTAACTCTGTTAACTATGGACTACTTATATTTTAGATATGTAATGTTAGCTCAACACACAGGTCACAGGTAGATGATGAAATATCAGTGATGAATCACAAAATAATTGTACAGTACTTTCGCcagtattcattttttaatttttttttataaaatgtaaatcttttacatatactttattattattattaataatcaattTTACATAGAAAAATCTAAGATAAGTAATAAagtgtataaaatgtaaatctttTACGTTAGTTAAGTTTAACATATCTTATATAATTCCTGTTTTAGATATACAATATTCTTTAATTCACGATTGgtattcaaaaacatttttttttacccacctTGTATTTCTAGATGCACATTCACTTTTTTCAGTAAAGTACCATTAGATCGATATTCTTCCAACAGGTAATCTCCAGAATGACTCTTCATTGCGTTACCCAGTTTGATTGTTCCATTGGTGAAGAGGTCAGGCAAATTCACATAATCTGCATGCCGAGTCActatctgtttttttgtgtttagaaTAATATATTTGTCATCCTTTTTCAACCTAATATCTGTATTTGCTGTATTTGTCAGATGAAAAATCAACAGCTGTCCCACTGCTCCGAAACAGAGCTGAACTCCAGTAGGTTCAGAGAAATTGCATTCGGTAgatcctaaaaaaaacaaacataaaaacaaatattttttgtaagCTTTTCTGCCATTCTTGAAATATTgaattgaacatttttttttttttaaattatcgtCTATACACATACAGTTAACTGCAATAACATATTTTTACACTAAATGTACACTAAGGTACACTAATGTACCTTCTGCCAGGGCTGCTGTTGCCAGAGTTGTTGTTGCCAGAGCGGTGAAGATCATGCCGATGGAAAtcattgtttttctgttgtaaaacataaatcaaatgaatgttacattttatttccattttaattagatttacatactgtagattaCTAAATTTAAGTTTGAAGctaaaaagtcaatttttaaTAAACATGAAGTCCGATCGATATAAATTGCACGTATGGACTGTTCTGTATCAGAATTGATACCCGCTCAAATTTTAGACCCTAAatcctaaaaaaatatattgtttctGCTCACTTTAGCTAATTTCAGCAcaaatttaaaattcaaaaaTGTCACTTACCGCCTTCACCACGGTGTGATGTTTTCTTTGTGGCTGTTTAAGGTCAATTTTCAACTGACAGAAGGCTGGTTTATGCTCCTCTTGTCATGTTGTTGTATGATTAGAGTCAAGGAAGCGGTTATTGTGCTGCAACCCACAACATCATATGCTGTGTGAGATGTTCCAGTCATTGTGTGAATGGTTACATTTTTCTAAAACACTTTCTGCACATACTTATAAGAAGCTTATGGCAAATAGTATGGCATTGTTACAGAGTGGCCTAATACAGG
This portion of the Sebastes umbrosus isolate fSebUmb1 chromosome 17, fSebUmb1.pri, whole genome shotgun sequence genome encodes:
- the LOC119475484 gene encoding uncharacterized protein LOC119475484 isoform X1; this encodes MFYNRKTMISIGMIFTALATTTLATAALAEGSTECNFSEPTGVQLCFGAVGQLLIFHLTNTANTDIRLKKDDKYIILNTKKQIVTRHADYVNLPDLFTNGTIKLGNAMKSHSGDYLLEEYRSNGTLLKKVNVHLEIQAPVSKPAVSQMCLSPEQMNISCSSEGDGVEFNWTLNGVLLVPTRGYSQFPSNMTENIESPTGDQTERDKPSVSNVTISFLGQQTGNLMCGVWNNVSRDETVFHLAGCKAFFSHSPVVVAVRASVVTLLLLALCLGICHVHKKTRPTAVNEVGVMFLHSEAEA
- the LOC119475484 gene encoding uncharacterized protein LOC119475484 isoform X2, producing MKSHSGDYLLEEYRSNGTLLKKVNVHLEIQAPVSKPAVSQMCLSPEQMNISCSSEGDGVEFNWTLNGVLLVPTRGYSQFPSNMTENIESPTGDQTERDKPSVSNVTISFLGQQTGNLMCGVWNNVSRDETVFHLAGCKAFFSHSPVVVAVRASVVTLLLLALCLGICHVHKKTRPTAVNEVGVMFLHSEAEA